A stretch of Salvelinus alpinus chromosome 4, SLU_Salpinus.1, whole genome shotgun sequence DNA encodes these proteins:
- the fbxo43 gene encoding F-box only protein 43 isoform X2 codes for MDHCLKPDVNFHSLKDLQYGACHDSGYLDSGYTSTIESGDDFNLSKCFSSDGFHETPKENVSQKRELLSPRKNRQKEGVRSPQKDILKEHPLQNGWYETPKVSRRDPFPRRRLLMSKSASEGKTADDTETPCTKRTDSSANGRTEHGSNVVFDSDAFTVGALATSTLKPEDVLLSGRKLRLLFSLVKTSTLEDGNCNTNNVALFERKASDTSLSDADLEESIVPSDLLTTEMLETPRYNRLTPSVKNNFQTPIDNNVAATLSDSPSVLSTPTPKHHFDTPSSTPTPKHHFDTPSSTPTHKHYDRFVSDDSGFSSLALDKSQDSTVDNDGSFQELLLLSSGSSRCKETPSRLAEMKRRSRLERQRRLSTLREGGSQSEGDRDVRNLAAHRTHRREKNLISQGHLERGIFNEDDDGDVFPDVTPPKTTTAKLEDLSFTPALQMVQALSQRTSRMLLEHTSLEELLRVSEKEAFRTTMPLAGLIGRKMGLGKVDIFTELKKKNLRHILAKILNQLSSEDVYRYSHSSESILCRRTFGGAYSFESRLGYMPHHGALQTVPWTSWYSSCTDINCQPWDLV; via the exons ATGGATCACTGTCTCAAACCAGATGTCAATTTCCACAGCCTCAAAGACCTGCAATATGGAGCTTGTCATGACAGTGGATACCTGGACAGTGGTTACACCTCTACAATTGAGAGCGGGGACGATTTTAACCTCTCAAAGTGTTTTTCTTCAGATGGTTTTCATGAAACGCCTAAAGAGAACGTTTCACAGAAACGCGAACTTCTGTCACCCAGAAAGAACAGACAAAAAGAGGGCGTCAGAAGTCCACAGAAAGACATTCTGAAGGAGCACCCGTTACAGAACGGCTGGTATGAAACTCCTAAAGTATCTAGGAGAGATCCGTTCCCGAGAAGACGTCTCCTCATGTCTAAATCTGCCTCAGAGGGTAAAACTGCAGACGATACAGAAACACCATGCACTAAAAGGACGGACTCGTCAGCGAATGGGAGAACTGAACACGGCTCAAATGTGGTCTTTGACTCAGATGCCTTTACTGTTGGCGCTTTGGCTACGAGCACTTTAAAACCAGAAGATGTGCTTCTCTCCGGCAGGAAACTacgcctcctcttctctcttgtaAAAACCTCAACACTTGAAGATGGTAACTGCAACACGAACAACGTCGCTCTCTTTGAGAGAAAGGCGTCTGATACGTCGCTCTCGGATGCAGACCTGGAAGAGAGCATCGTCCCCTCAGACCTCCTTACCACTGAGATGCTGGAGACCCCACGCTATAACAGATTAACACCCTCGGTGAAAAATAATTTCCAAACTCCAATCGACAACAACGTAGCAGCTACCCTCTCGGACAGCCCGAGTGTCCTGAGCACCCCTACTCCTAAACACCACTTCgacaccccctcctccacccctactCCTAAACACCACTTTgacaccccctcctccacccctactCATAAACACTATGACCGCTTTGTGTCTGACGACAGCGGCTTCAGCTCCTTGGCTCTGGATAAATCCCAGGACTCCACGGTAGACAATGATGGTTCCTTCCAGGAGCTGCTGCTGTTGTCATCGGGTAGCTCCAGGTGCAAGGAGACCCCCAGCAGGCTGGCTGAGATGAAGAGGAG GTCCAGACTGGAGCGTCAGCGTCGCCTGTCCACTCTCCGAGAGGGCGGTTCCCAGTCTGAGGGGGACCGGGACGTGAGGAACCTGGCAGCCCACAGAACTCATCGCAGAGAGAAGAACCTGATATCCCAGGGACATCTGGAGCGCGGCATCTTCAACGAGGATGACGACGGTGACGTCTTCCCGGATGTGACGCCGCCGAAAACGACCACCGCTAAGCTAGAGGACCTGTCCTTCACGCCGGCCCTGCAGATGGTCCAGGCCCTGTCCCAGAGGACATCCAGGATGTTGCTGGAGCACACCAGTCTGGAGGAACTGCTGAGGGTCTCTGAGAAGGAGGCCTTCAGGACCACCATGCCCCTGGCTGGGCTGATCGGCAGGAAGATGGGCCTGGGGAAGGTAGACATCTTTACTGAGCTGAAGAAGAAGAATCTCAGACACATCCTGGCTAAGATCCTCAATCAGCTGTCCTCTGAAGATGTCTATAG gtattcacacTCCTCAGAGTCGATACTTTGTAGACGCACCTTTGGCGGCGCATACAGCTTTGAGtctcgtcttgg